The following coding sequences lie in one Alphaproteobacteria bacterium CG11_big_fil_rev_8_21_14_0_20_39_49 genomic window:
- a CDS encoding kinase, whose protein sequence is MAKILNVYLHYDRVGELIMDDNGQMVFDYADHWLNNPNASPLSHSLPLQKERFPRKICRGFFAGILPEESKREMVARNLGISKANDFAMLEQIGGECAGAVTFIPAGEALPTYDFKYRPLTDSELLHILELLPRQPLMAGEDGVRLSLAGAQDKIAVHVDGDKISIPLGGTPSTHILKPAIERFEGLVFNEAFCMTLAAKVGLPVAKVETRKVGDVDYLLVERYDRHIDAEGTVHRLHQEDFCQALGVASENKYQTEGGPNLKDCFALIRAASSRPVVDLAHLLDAVIFNLLVGNHDAHGKNFSLIYQGKNTRLAPLYDLVSTVYYPELTKKMAMKIGKEPESNKIMPEHFERLAEDAGLAKPMVRKRVPELAEKTRVQLENIDIDHPMTDKLADMIAARCELVLDRFR, encoded by the coding sequence ATGGCAAAAATACTCAATGTTTATCTGCATTATGACAGAGTTGGCGAGTTGATCATGGATGATAACGGCCAAATGGTATTTGATTACGCCGATCACTGGCTGAATAACCCGAATGCTTCTCCACTTTCCCATTCATTACCATTGCAGAAAGAGCGTTTCCCGCGCAAAATCTGTCGAGGGTTCTTCGCTGGGATTTTGCCGGAAGAAAGCAAGCGCGAGATGGTAGCGCGCAATCTTGGCATCAGCAAAGCAAATGACTTTGCGATGCTGGAGCAAATCGGCGGCGAGTGCGCCGGTGCAGTGACATTTATCCCAGCCGGAGAAGCGCTGCCCACCTATGATTTTAAATACCGCCCGCTAACTGATAGTGAATTACTGCATATATTGGAGTTATTACCACGCCAGCCGTTGATGGCAGGTGAAGATGGTGTGCGCCTGTCACTTGCTGGTGCACAGGATAAAATAGCGGTACATGTGGATGGTGACAAGATTTCCATTCCGCTTGGTGGCACACCCAGCACGCATATCCTTAAGCCTGCGATTGAGCGTTTTGAAGGGTTGGTGTTCAACGAAGCCTTTTGCATGACACTGGCGGCCAAAGTTGGTCTGCCTGTTGCTAAGGTTGAAACCCGTAAAGTGGGTGATGTAGACTACTTATTGGTGGAACGCTATGATCGCCACATTGATGCGGAAGGCACTGTCCATCGTTTGCATCAGGAGGATTTCTGTCAGGCGCTTGGTGTGGCTTCAGAGAATAAATACCAGACAGAGGGCGGGCCAAATTTAAAAGATTGTTTTGCTCTGATTCGCGCTGCATCCAGCCGCCCGGTGGTTGATCTTGCTCATTTACTCGACGCGGTGATATTCAACCTATTGGTGGGAAATCACGACGCACACGGTAAAAACTTCTCGCTGATCTATCAGGGTAAGAATACACGACTTGCGCCACTCTATGATCTAGTCAGCACAGTCTATTATCCGGAGCTTACCAAAAAAATGGCGATGAAAATCGGTAAAGAGCCTGAATCCAACAAAATCATGCCGGAGCATTTCGAACGTCTGGCAGAAGATGCAGGGCTTGCCAAGCCGATGGTGCGTAAACGTGTGCCGGAGTTGGCGGAAAAAACCCGCGTGCAACTGGAAAATATCGATATAGACCACCCGATGACGGATAAGCTGGCCGATATGATTGCTGCGCGTTGTGAGTTGGTTTTGGATAGGTTTAGGTAA
- a CDS encoding glutathione peroxidase, which produces MTKTILGVFLMSILSFGSSGKAEDYKDKTAYDFSFTTLMEGEPLPLSQFKGKVVMVVNTASECGFTGQYEGLEEIYNRYKNDGFVVIGVPSNDFGKQEPGDSKQIAQFCKLNYGVSFPMASKEVVSGENAHPFYQWAKQTLGFGTAPKWNFHKYPIDREGKLVDYFNSPTAPTADRVQKKIKDLLAEL; this is translated from the coding sequence ATGACCAAAACAATCTTAGGAGTATTTCTAATGTCGATATTATCGTTTGGTAGCTCAGGAAAAGCAGAAGACTATAAAGATAAAACAGCCTATGACTTTTCGTTTACTACGCTGATGGAAGGAGAGCCGTTGCCGCTTTCACAGTTTAAAGGCAAGGTTGTTATGGTTGTAAACACTGCATCGGAATGCGGATTTACCGGTCAATATGAAGGATTGGAAGAAATTTATAACCGCTATAAAAACGACGGGTTTGTGGTGATTGGTGTGCCGAGCAACGACTTTGGTAAACAAGAGCCGGGCGATAGCAAGCAAATAGCACAGTTCTGCAAGCTCAATTACGGAGTGTCGTTTCCGATGGCTTCAAAAGAGGTGGTGTCGGGCGAGAATGCCCACCCATTTTATCAATGGGCAAAGCAAACGCTTGGCTTTGGCACGGCACCTAAGTGGAATTTCCATAAATATCCGATCGATAGAGAGGGGAAGCTGGTGGATTATTTTAACTCCCCCACAGCACCAACAGCCGATCGTGTTCAGAAGAAAATTAAGGATCTTTTGGCTGAATTATAG
- a CDS encoding voltage-gated sodium channel gives MKEKIRQFVEGNRFQNTIIALIVINAIILGIETSDSIMQSYALWLKTIDALILKVFVIEIALRLFVHGWQFFKRPWSVFDFVVVAIALIPASEAFAALRALRVLRVLRLISMVPTMRRVIEGLLSAIPGIASVSTIMMLFFYVFSVIGTHLYSDTFPEWFGTLGRTMYSLFQIMTLESWSMGIVRPVMEVHPSAWLFFIVYILVTTFTMLNLFIAIIVNAMHSSADETAEASRMEMKHALSKEMQEMEARIIERINSLKK, from the coding sequence ATGAAAGAAAAAATACGGCAGTTTGTCGAAGGTAACAGATTCCAAAATACGATTATCGCATTGATTGTGATTAACGCCATTATTCTTGGTATTGAGACGTCAGATTCTATCATGCAAAGCTATGCTCTTTGGCTAAAGACTATTGATGCATTAATTCTGAAAGTGTTTGTCATTGAAATTGCCTTGCGCCTATTTGTCCATGGTTGGCAATTCTTTAAACGCCCATGGAGTGTGTTTGATTTTGTAGTGGTGGCCATAGCACTAATTCCTGCCAGTGAAGCATTTGCGGCTTTGCGCGCACTTCGAGTGCTTAGGGTATTACGATTGATCTCTATGGTGCCGACGATGCGCAGAGTGATTGAAGGGTTACTTTCTGCCATTCCGGGTATTGCCTCTGTTTCCACCATTATGATGTTGTTCTTTTATGTGTTCTCGGTAATAGGAACACATCTTTATAGTGATACATTTCCGGAATGGTTTGGCACGTTAGGGCGCACGATGTATTCGCTTTTCCAGATAATGACACTGGAAAGCTGGTCGATGGGAATTGTAAGGCCGGTGATGGAAGTGCATCCAAGTGCGTGGTTGTTTTTTATCGTCTATATTCTGGTCACTACCTTTACTATGTTGAACCTTTTTATTGCGATTATTGTAAATGCCATGCACAGCAGTGCCGATGAAACCGCAGAGGCCAGCAGAATGGAAATGAAACATGCGCTCAGCAAGGAAATGCAGGAAATGGAAGCGAGAATTATAGAACGCATTAATAGCCTCAAAAAATAA
- a CDS encoding cytochrome BD ubiquinol oxidase subunit II has translation MELLATEGHWLSVVFAFLMGLSILLYVILDGYDLGVGILMKNATEDEKDKMIASIGPFWDANETWLVLGVGILLVAFPIAHGTVLTALYLPTAIMLIALILRGVSFDFRAKVQARRKHIWNKSFFIGSLGTALAQGYMLGLYIMGFEHSLAAHLFGVLAGVCTAAGYAFIGACWLVMKTEGSLQQKAVRWSRIGLWLTTLGIAIVSIATPIVNERIFEKWFSIPNIFLLAPIPAITGVLIVGLEIALRQMPFKNDQFCWLPFAGAIGMFILCFQGLAYSFYPYIVPEKMTIYGAAASPESLMIILVGALFVLPCIIGYTIFAYRVFWGKVQDLRYY, from the coding sequence ATGGAGTTACTCGCTACAGAAGGTCACTGGCTCTCGGTTGTCTTCGCTTTTCTTATGGGGCTATCGATTCTGCTTTATGTCATTCTCGATGGTTATGATCTGGGCGTAGGTATTCTCATGAAAAACGCAACGGAAGATGAGAAAGACAAGATGATCGCCTCGATTGGCCCTTTCTGGGATGCCAACGAGACATGGTTAGTTCTAGGCGTTGGCATCCTGCTTGTTGCCTTCCCCATTGCACATGGTACGGTTCTAACCGCCCTCTATTTACCGACCGCCATAATGCTAATTGCCCTTATTCTTAGGGGCGTTTCATTCGATTTTCGTGCAAAAGTGCAAGCCAGACGTAAACATATCTGGAATAAGTCGTTCTTTATCGGCTCACTTGGTACGGCACTGGCCCAGGGCTACATGCTAGGGCTTTATATTATGGGATTTGAACATTCCCTAGCGGCGCATCTGTTCGGAGTACTGGCCGGAGTGTGTACGGCTGCCGGCTATGCATTTATCGGTGCATGTTGGCTGGTTATGAAAACCGAAGGCTCGCTTCAGCAAAAAGCTGTGCGCTGGTCCCGTATTGGTTTATGGTTAACAACGCTTGGTATTGCAATTGTTTCCATTGCCACACCGATTGTCAATGAACGTATTTTTGAGAAATGGTTCTCTATACCCAATATTTTCTTACTTGCGCCTATCCCTGCGATTACTGGCGTGCTTATCGTTGGGCTAGAAATAGCGTTACGTCAAATGCCATTTAAGAACGATCAATTTTGTTGGCTACCTTTTGCAGGTGCTATCGGCATGTTTATTCTATGTTTCCAAGGGCTGGCTTACAGTTTTTATCCTTATATTGTGCCGGAAAAAATGACGATCTATGGCGCTGCTGCCTCACCAGAATCATTGATGATTATTCTTGTAGGTGCATTATTCGTACTACCATGTATCATTGGCTATACGATTTTCGCCTATCGTGTCTTCTGGGGAAAAGTACAGGATTTAAGGTATTATTAG
- a CDS encoding cytochrome ubiquinol oxidase subunit I produces MEAIDSLILARAQFGANITFHILFPTITIALGWVLLFFKLRYNKTNDDKWMDAYRFFVKIFALCFALGVVSGITMSFQFGTNWPGFMETVGNIAGPLLAYEVLTAFFLEATFLGIMLFGFNRVSNRVHTLATVLVAGGTTLSAFWILVLNSWMHTPAGFEMIDGVAHATNWMDIIFNPSMPYRLTHMLLASGLTCAFLVTGLSAYQWLKNDRRPGVLAAMKTGVYLAAILIPLQIFMGDLHGLNTLEHQPQKVAAMEGIWETEQGAALRLFAIPDEEMHKNHFEISIPKLTSLILTHEWDGEVKGLNAFEHNPPVAPVFYAFRIMIGVGVLMLLISWAGAWILKRKGEPTRWLAYSLVGMTFAGWVATLAGWYTTEIGRQPWLVEGVLLTADAVSNVSTGMVATTLIAYVVVYIALIIAFIGTVFYLARKAKDSRTDRAPIGTRPGVAGSRQVLEGDA; encoded by the coding sequence ATGGAAGCCATTGATTCCTTAATACTGGCACGCGCACAATTTGGCGCCAATATTACATTTCACATACTCTTCCCTACCATTACCATTGCATTGGGCTGGGTCCTACTATTCTTTAAACTGCGCTACAATAAAACCAATGACGATAAATGGATGGATGCTTACCGTTTTTTCGTGAAAATATTCGCGCTTTGTTTTGCGCTCGGCGTAGTATCTGGCATCACGATGTCGTTCCAGTTTGGCACCAATTGGCCGGGTTTCATGGAAACAGTGGGGAATATTGCCGGCCCTCTGCTTGCTTATGAGGTGCTGACTGCATTTTTCCTCGAAGCAACATTCTTGGGAATTATGCTTTTTGGCTTCAACAGAGTTTCAAACCGAGTCCACACACTAGCAACCGTTTTAGTAGCAGGAGGAACAACGCTTTCGGCTTTCTGGATTCTGGTGCTGAATAGCTGGATGCACACACCTGCCGGTTTTGAAATGATTGACGGTGTGGCACACGCTACCAACTGGATGGATATTATCTTCAACCCATCAATGCCTTATCGCCTGACGCATATGCTGCTTGCATCTGGCCTCACATGCGCTTTCTTGGTTACAGGACTTTCTGCGTATCAATGGCTCAAAAATGATCGACGTCCTGGTGTATTGGCTGCCATGAAAACAGGTGTGTATCTTGCTGCAATACTCATTCCACTACAAATATTCATGGGTGATCTGCACGGGCTAAATACGCTAGAGCATCAGCCGCAGAAGGTAGCAGCAATGGAAGGCATTTGGGAAACAGAACAAGGCGCAGCACTTCGTCTCTTTGCTATTCCCGATGAGGAAATGCATAAAAATCATTTTGAAATTAGCATCCCTAAACTCACCAGCCTGATTCTAACCCATGAATGGGATGGCGAAGTAAAAGGGCTGAATGCATTTGAGCATAACCCACCTGTTGCACCTGTATTCTATGCTTTCCGAATTATGATTGGTGTTGGCGTGCTGATGCTTCTAATCTCATGGGCTGGTGCATGGATATTGAAACGCAAAGGTGAGCCTACCAGATGGCTTGCCTATAGTTTGGTCGGCATGACCTTTGCCGGTTGGGTCGCCACGCTCGCAGGATGGTACACCACCGAAATTGGTCGTCAGCCATGGCTGGTGGAAGGCGTATTGTTGACGGCAGATGCTGTCTCAAATGTATCAACCGGTATGGTAGCCACCACGTTAATTGCTTATGTCGTGGTTTATATTGCACTGATTATCGCCTTTATCGGCACAGTCTTTTACCTTGCACGCAAAGCAAAAGACTCACGGACTGATAGAGCGCCGATAGGTACACGCCCGGGCGTTGCAGGCAGCCGCCAAGTTTTGGAAGGAGATGCATAA
- a CDS encoding ArsR family transcriptional regulator, with amino-acid sequence MKLSDSTQTFVSHFGEMGSRWGINRTVGQIYALLYISEEPLCADEIGDTLGFSRSNVSMGLKELDSWRLIRTKHYQKDRKDYFTVPEDVWEIVRTLIEERKKREIDPTLSMLRDVIMTNAENDKETYAQHKMQDMHDLIEMLTKWYQDMEKMETTRLVNLLKLGSKVYKLYEMKDKLTLISGGKKTLEEN; translated from the coding sequence ATGAAACTTTCCGATTCGACGCAAACCTTTGTTTCTCACTTCGGTGAGATGGGCAGCCGCTGGGGGATTAACCGGACGGTCGGGCAAATTTATGCATTGCTTTATATTTCAGAAGAACCACTCTGTGCGGATGAAATTGGTGATACGCTTGGTTTTTCACGCTCCAATGTAAGCATGGGACTTAAAGAGCTTGATAGCTGGCGGTTGATTCGCACAAAACATTATCAGAAAGATCGTAAAGACTATTTTACGGTTCCTGAAGATGTCTGGGAAATTGTTCGCACGCTAATTGAAGAACGCAAGAAACGTGAAATAGACCCGACCCTTTCCATGCTGCGTGATGTGATCATGACAAATGCCGAGAATGACAAAGAAACTTACGCCCAACACAAAATGCAGGATATGCATGACCTCATCGAGATGCTGACTAAATGGTATCAAGATATGGAAAAAATGGAAACCACACGGCTAGTCAATCTTCTGAAGCTTGGGTCGAAGGTCTACAAGCTCTACGAAATGAAAGACAAGCTAACACTTATTTCCGGCGGCAAGAAAACATTGGAGGAAAACTAA